A genome region from Erigeron canadensis isolate Cc75 chromosome 3, C_canadensis_v1, whole genome shotgun sequence includes the following:
- the LOC122591876 gene encoding putative proline-rich receptor-like protein kinase PERK6, whose amino-acid sequence MVCCCKRKKKQQKLDKSYPSKNHGRPKDNGYYNKQQYDWNQHHQSNDIHLKMPPPPSSGPPSSEQGWVAVPPPPPPPGMISSDLSSSTYSAPLPPPHPGIAVSLNTNVFTYVELATATKGFDQSLLLGQGGFGYVHKGVLPNGKEVAVKSLKLDSGQGEREFQAEVEIISRVHHRHLVSLVGYCITGQQRILVYEFISNQTLEYHIHGKNSRVMDCSTRLQIALGAAKGFAYLHEDCNPRIIHRDIKAANILLDEHFEAKVADFGLAKLSSETITHVSTRVMGTFGYLAPEYASTGKLTEKSDVFSYGVVLLELITGKRPINRHNDDENLIDWARPILMHASNGGSFEELVDPRLGDNYDRDEMHRMVACAASTIRHSARMRPKMRQIVHMLEGDVSLDNLNEVGKTMRKENVEQDSHSFNEDNS is encoded by the exons ATGGTGTGTTGttgcaaaagaaaaaagaaacaacaaaaactTGACAAAAGTTACCCTAGCAAGAATCATGGTAGACCTAAAG ATAATGGCTACTATAACAAACAACAATATGATTGGAACCAACACCATCAAAGCAATGATATTCACTTAAAGATGCCACCACCACCTAGTAGCGGTCCGCCAAGCTCCGAGCAAGGATGGGTAGCTgtaccaccacctccaccaccaccaggAATGATAAGTAGTGACTTGAGCTCGTCTACTTACTCAGCCCCATTGCCACCACCACATCCGGGCATCGCCGTGAGTCTTAACACAAACGTGTTTACCTATGTAGAATTAGCAACAGCCACAAAAGGGTTTGATCAATCTCTACTTTTAGGGCAAGGTGGATTCGGGTACGTTCACAAAGGAGTATTACCTAATGGAAAAGAAGTCGCTGTGAAAAGCCTTAAGCTTGATAGTGGTCAAGGAGAGCGTGAATTTCAAGCTGAGGTTGAAATCATTAGCCGTGTACATCACCGTCATCTTGTATCTCTTGTTGGATATTGTATCACGGGACAACAAAGAATACTGGTCTATGAGTTTATTTCGAATCAAACCCTAGAGTATCACATTCATG GTAAAAACTCTCGTGTTATGGACTGCTCAACTAGATTACAAATCGCTCTAGGGGCAGCTAAAGGTTTTGCTTACCTTCATGAAGATT GTAATCCTCGCATTATCCACAGAGATATTAAGGCTGCGAATATACTGCTTGATGAACACTTTGAGGCCAAG GTGGCGGATTTTGGATTGGCGAAACTATCATCAGAAACTATCACTCATGTATCCACACGCGTTATGGGGACATTCGG GTACCTTGCACCCGAGTATGCATCTACGGGTAAACTTACAGAGAAATCTGATGTCTTTTCATATGGAGTTGTACTTTTGGAACTGATTACTGGAAAAAGACCCATAAACAGACATAATGACGACGAGAACTTGATTGATTGG GCTAGGCCTATATTAATGCATGCATCAAATGGAGGGAGTTTTGAAGAGCTGGTTGATCCGCGTTTAGGAGACAATTACGATCGGGATGAGATGCATCGCATGGTAGCATGTGCTGCTTCTACCATTAGGCATTCTGCAAGGATGCGTCCTAAAATGAGACAG
- the LOC122593545 gene encoding ras-related protein Rab7-like, with product MPSRRRTLLKVIILGDSGVGKTSLMNQYVNKKFSNQYKATIGADFLTKEVQFEDRLFTLQIWDTAGQERFQSLGVAFYRGADCCVLVYDVNVQKSFDSLNNWREEFLIQASPSDPENFPFVVLGNKVDVDGGNSRVVSEKKARAWCASKGNIPYFETSAKEGINVEEAFQVIAKNALNTGDEEEIYLPDTIDVGSNSQQRSSGCEC from the exons ATGccttcaagaagaagaacaCTTCTCAAAGTCATCATCCTCGGTGACAGCGG GGTTGGAAAGACATCTTTGATGAACCA ATATGTGAACAAGAAGTTTAGTAATCAATACAAGGCAACTATTGGAGCTGATTTCCTGACAAAGGAAGTTCAGTTTGAAGACAGGCTTTTTACTCTACAG ATCTGGGATACAGCAGGACAAGAAAGATTTCAGAGCCTTGGTGTTGCCTTCTACCGTGGTGCAGATTGTTGTGTGCTTGTATATGATGTGAACGTGCAGAAATCATTTGATAGCCTCAATAATTGGAGGGAGGAATTCCTTATTCAG GCAAGTCCTTCAGATCCAGAAAACTTCCCATTTGTGGTTCTTGGGAACAAGGTCGATGTAGACGGTGGCAATAGCAGAGTG GTATCTGAGAAAAAGGCACGAGCTTGGTGTGCCTCAAAAGGCAACATACCATATTTTGAGACCTCCGCAAAGGAGGGGATCAATGTTGAAGAAGCTTTTCAGGTCATTGCAAAGAATGCGTTGAACACCGGAGATGAGGAAGAAAT ATACCTGCCTGATACCATTGATGTCGGAAGCAACAGTCAACAAAGGTCCTCTGGATGTGAGTGCTAG